A region from the Paenibacillus sp. FSL H8-0048 genome encodes:
- a CDS encoding sialidase family protein, with product MNYRFNDNGQFVQLTNGDILLAMRSVRWQESYKLRVYKSTNGGGNWSFLSTIDENNGAPGSLSVQAQQCSL from the coding sequence GTGAATTATCGGTTCAACGACAACGGGCAGTTCGTGCAGCTCACGAATGGCGATATTTTGCTGGCGATGCGTTCTGTCCGCTGGCAGGAATCGTACAAGCTCAGAGTGTATAAAAGCACGAACGGTGGAGGCAACTGGAGCTTCCTCAGCACCATCGACGAGAACAACGGCGCTCCCGGCAGTTTGTCGGTTCAAGCACAGCAGTGTTCGCTGTAG
- a CDS encoding glycoside hydrolase family 2 protein, whose protein sequence is MTTRHYIKDYPRPQFVRNGWQSLNGEWDFRYDDDNTGERERWHEELHGDLKIQVPFTYETEASGIGETEFHPYVWYEREVHQPDSLGNKRVLLNFQAVDYIAKVWVNGSYAGGHQGGYAAFTLDITDYLNTGAGAVNRLTVKVEDSQSCTQPRGKQRWVDENFECFYVQTTGIWQSVWLEYVSPSYLKSVKITPDLDNRSVQFEYNTHGASPDLRLETRISTGEKTFKQVSLQADRASLQLDVELTHEANGPWKLQSWSPAAPVLYEVEFVLYQAEQVIDRVFSYFGLRKISIEQGKVLLNNTPVYQKLILDQGYWPDSHLTPPSEEALIADIDAILAMGYNGVRKHMKIEDARFLYWCDVKGMLVWSEMAATYEFGDEAVEQFTKEWTEIVRQQYNHPSVITWVPFNESWGIPQVYTNKRQQQFTEGIYHLTKAMDPDRPVIVNDGWEHTISDIITLHDYEESGAALMERYADSGSVLGGSSSFNNWKYAMAEGYEYRGQPVIVSEFGGIAFDTGEGWGYGEQVGSTEAFIERFRSITQAIKDTPYICGYCYTQVTDVQQEVNGLLTADRTPKLPLEEIRKINR, encoded by the coding sequence ATGACAACCCGGCATTATATCAAGGATTATCCGCGGCCGCAGTTCGTCCGTAACGGCTGGCAGAGTCTGAACGGGGAGTGGGATTTCCGCTATGACGATGACAACACAGGGGAGCGGGAGAGATGGCATGAGGAGCTGCACGGCGATCTGAAGATTCAGGTTCCGTTCACGTATGAGACGGAGGCGAGCGGTATCGGTGAGACCGAATTCCATCCGTATGTATGGTATGAGCGGGAGGTACACCAACCTGACAGCTTGGGCAACAAGCGGGTGCTGCTGAATTTCCAGGCGGTAGATTACATCGCGAAGGTGTGGGTGAACGGCAGCTATGCCGGGGGTCATCAAGGCGGGTATGCGGCTTTTACACTGGATATTACCGATTATCTCAACACGGGAGCCGGAGCAGTGAACCGTCTGACGGTCAAGGTGGAGGACAGCCAGAGCTGTACACAGCCACGGGGCAAGCAGCGCTGGGTGGATGAGAATTTCGAGTGCTTCTATGTGCAGACCACGGGAATCTGGCAGAGTGTGTGGCTGGAGTATGTATCCCCTTCGTACCTTAAGTCTGTCAAAATCACCCCGGATCTCGATAACCGCTCGGTCCAATTCGAATACAACACCCATGGGGCAAGCCCTGATCTCCGGCTGGAGACCCGGATCAGCACCGGAGAGAAGACCTTCAAGCAGGTCTCGCTTCAGGCAGACCGGGCCTCGCTTCAACTGGATGTAGAGCTGACACATGAAGCGAATGGCCCCTGGAAGCTCCAGTCCTGGTCGCCCGCGGCGCCGGTACTGTATGAGGTGGAGTTCGTTCTGTACCAGGCGGAGCAGGTGATTGACCGGGTATTCTCCTATTTCGGACTCCGCAAAATCTCCATTGAACAAGGCAAGGTGCTGCTCAACAATACGCCAGTGTATCAGAAGCTGATTCTGGACCAGGGCTATTGGCCGGACAGCCATCTGACCCCGCCTTCGGAGGAGGCGCTGATTGCTGATATCGACGCGATTCTGGCGATGGGCTACAACGGGGTCCGCAAGCATATGAAGATTGAGGATGCGCGCTTCCTGTACTGGTGTGATGTGAAGGGAATGCTGGTCTGGTCGGAGATGGCGGCCACCTATGAGTTTGGCGATGAGGCGGTGGAGCAGTTCACGAAGGAGTGGACAGAGATTGTCCGGCAGCAGTATAATCATCCCTCGGTAATTACCTGGGTGCCTTTTAACGAATCATGGGGCATTCCGCAGGTCTACACGAACAAGCGGCAGCAGCAATTCACAGAGGGCATCTATCATCTGACCAAGGCGATGGACCCGGATCGTCCGGTGATTGTCAATGACGGCTGGGAGCATACGATCAGCGATATTATTACCTTGCATGATTACGAGGAGAGCGGTGCGGCTCTAATGGAGCGGTATGCGGACTCCGGCAGTGTGCTTGGCGGCAGTTCCTCGTTCAACAATTGGAAATACGCGATGGCAGAGGGGTATGAGTACCGGGGGCAGCCGGTCATAGTCAGTGAATTCGGGGGCATTGCCTTCGACACCGGCGAAGGGTGGGGCTATGGAGAGCAGGTGGGCAGCACAGAGGCGTTCATCGAGCGGTTCCGCAGCATCACGCAGGCGATCAAGGATACCCCGTACATCTGCGGTTATTGCTATACCCAAGTTACGGATGTGCAGCAGGAAGTGAACGGACTATTGACGGCGGACCGGACACCGAAGCTTCCACTGGAAGAGATTCGTAAGATCAACCGGTAG
- a CDS encoding ArsR/SmtB family transcription factor produces the protein MLELSMEHADELVKVTHALSTELRLRMLALLNSRRMNVAELAEALEIPVSTAASNVKVLEQAGLIETELLPASRGAMKVCSRIYDDIKITINAPQRRLQADQGEYCYEISMPIGNFTACEVAPTCGMVSENGPIITEDSPAGFFHPDRVQAQLLWLRKGYLEYRYPLEIPQGAVLRRIQFSMEICSEAPNYENEWPSDITLWINQVEVGTWTSPGDFGGRRGKLNPAWWIDTGTQFGALKTWSVDNTRSTIDHQELSAVNLEQLQLTGQNHVDLRLGVKENAVFKGGMNLFGKKFGDYEQDLVMKIFYSVET, from the coding sequence ATGCTGGAGTTATCCATGGAGCATGCGGATGAGCTGGTGAAGGTGACACACGCGCTCTCTACGGAGCTTAGACTCAGAATGCTGGCGCTGCTTAACAGCCGGAGAATGAATGTGGCGGAGCTGGCGGAGGCGCTGGAGATTCCGGTATCCACGGCTGCCTCCAATGTGAAGGTGCTGGAGCAGGCTGGGCTGATTGAGACCGAACTGCTGCCCGCGTCCCGCGGGGCGATGAAGGTATGCAGCCGGATTTATGATGATATCAAAATCACGATCAATGCCCCGCAGCGCCGCCTGCAAGCCGATCAAGGCGAATATTGCTATGAGATATCCATGCCGATCGGCAATTTCACCGCCTGCGAGGTAGCGCCAACCTGCGGGATGGTCAGTGAGAACGGTCCGATTATTACCGAGGATTCACCGGCGGGATTTTTTCATCCGGACAGGGTACAAGCCCAGTTGCTCTGGCTGCGCAAGGGATATCTCGAATACCGCTATCCGCTGGAGATCCCGCAAGGAGCGGTGCTTCGCCGGATTCAGTTCTCCATGGAGATCTGCTCGGAGGCACCGAATTACGAGAATGAGTGGCCTTCGGATATTACGCTGTGGATTAACCAGGTGGAGGTGGGAACCTGGACCTCGCCCGGAGACTTTGGCGGCAGACGGGGGAAGCTGAATCCCGCATGGTGGATCGATACGGGAACCCAGTTCGGCGCACTCAAAACCTGGAGCGTAGACAACACCCGCAGCACTATTGACCATCAGGAGCTATCCGCTGTTAATCTGGAGCAACTGCAGCTCACCGGCCAGAACCATGTGGATCTGCGGCTGGGTGTGAAGGAGAATGCGGTCTTCAAGGGCGGCATGAACCTGTTCGGCAAAAAGTTCGGCGATTATGAGCAGGATCTGGTGATGAAGATTTTTTATAGTGTAGAGACTTAG
- a CDS encoding MOSC domain-containing protein has translation MSVTVGEIKSINRYPVKSFAGEELESCKVVSYGVEGDRYCSFYDMTKKDWSQYITARKIPKMMSYKAEYTGEDIRVTAADGRVFGWDQELLAEIQSLTKTEITMSEPKAPHPEAQYPQLLSVDGASILLVTDKSLKKLEAMWDKPIDQRRFRGNFMVEVSEDSLGEEEWLGRRLAIGSTVLQVDSYCERCVMITTDPDTLERDSSLLKQVYKELKQQFGVYASVITPGEVRLGDQVVMLDN, from the coding sequence GTGTCAGTTACAGTTGGTGAGATTAAGTCGATTAACCGTTATCCGGTAAAATCCTTTGCGGGGGAGGAATTGGAGTCCTGCAAGGTTGTATCTTACGGAGTGGAGGGGGACCGGTATTGTTCTTTCTATGATATGACAAAAAAAGACTGGTCCCAGTATATCACTGCCCGGAAGATTCCGAAGATGATGTCCTATAAGGCGGAATATACGGGGGAAGATATCCGGGTGACGGCTGCGGATGGACGGGTGTTCGGCTGGGATCAGGAGCTGCTGGCGGAAATTCAGAGCCTAACGAAGACTGAAATTACAATGTCGGAGCCTAAAGCTCCTCACCCGGAGGCACAGTACCCGCAGCTACTCTCAGTAGACGGAGCCAGTATTCTGCTGGTGACGGATAAGAGCCTGAAGAAGCTGGAGGCGATGTGGGACAAGCCCATAGACCAGCGCCGCTTCCGGGGCAACTTCATGGTGGAAGTAAGTGAGGACTCGCTCGGGGAGGAAGAGTGGCTCGGCCGCCGTCTGGCGATAGGCAGTACAGTGCTGCAAGTGGATAGCTATTGTGAGCGCTGTGTGATGATTACGACTGACCCGGATACGCTGGAGCGCGACAGCTCACTGCTGAAGCAGGTCTATAAAGAGCTTAAGCAGCAGTTCGGCGTCTATGCTTCCGTCATCACTCCGGGAGAGGTCCGGCTCGGTGATCAGGTTGTGATGCTGGATAACTAA
- a CDS encoding Rpn family recombination-promoting nuclease/putative transposase — translation MELLDPRNDFLFKRIFGSEENRDVLLAFLNRTFAEAGKPPLADIILLNPYTDKDSPRDKQSILDIRAKTTEGEIINVEMQLFNKYDTEKRTLYYWSKQYSTQLQESQPYNQLKRCVTINIINFALLPNTLYHNVFHLREDRTGIPLLDDIEIHFLELPKLDEQAVSLEQGGLVNWLLFLKGVDQTKWEVLTMNEPVLKKAMNTLEFLSQNEEARRQYEARQRYLHDEASMYEAAKVAEAKGWAEGEAKGKAEGLAKGKAEGKAEGKAEGKAEGKADAQKETAQKLLALGIELSVIAEATGLSVKEIQKLKPLQ, via the coding sequence ATGGAGCTGCTTGATCCCCGAAATGACTTCTTGTTTAAAAGGATTTTTGGAAGTGAAGAGAACCGTGATGTGCTGCTGGCTTTTCTGAACAGAACTTTTGCCGAAGCGGGCAAGCCCCCGCTAGCTGATATTATTCTCCTGAATCCATACACCGACAAGGACTCTCCTCGGGACAAGCAGTCTATTCTCGACATTCGGGCCAAGACGACCGAGGGCGAAATTATTAATGTAGAAATGCAGTTGTTCAACAAATACGATACGGAGAAACGGACCCTCTATTATTGGAGCAAACAGTACTCGACTCAACTGCAGGAGAGCCAGCCGTATAACCAGTTAAAGCGGTGCGTGACGATCAACATTATAAACTTTGCCTTATTGCCGAATACTCTGTATCATAACGTATTTCACTTACGGGAGGATCGGACAGGAATTCCTCTGCTTGACGATATTGAGATTCACTTCCTGGAATTGCCGAAGCTGGATGAGCAGGCTGTCTCGCTGGAGCAAGGCGGACTGGTGAATTGGCTGTTATTCCTTAAGGGCGTAGACCAAACCAAATGGGAGGTGCTGACGATGAATGAACCTGTGCTGAAAAAAGCCATGAACACGCTGGAGTTTCTGAGTCAGAACGAGGAGGCCCGCAGACAATACGAAGCGCGTCAACGGTACTTACACGATGAGGCGTCGATGTATGAAGCGGCTAAAGTGGCCGAGGCCAAGGGCTGGGCTGAAGGTGAGGCTAAAGGTAAGGCAGAAGGTTTGGCTAAAGGTAAGGCAGAAGGTAAGGCAGAAGGTAAGGCAGAAGGTAAGGCAGAAGGTAAGGCCGATGCACAGAAGGAAACAGCTCAGAAGCTGCTTGCTCTAGGTATAGAGTTGTCTGTTATCGCCGAGGCAACTGGCCTTTCCGTTAAAGAGATTCAGAAGCTAAAGCCGCTGCAGTAA
- a CDS encoding ABC transporter permease yields MSLNYIILRNLKKNVKNYYLYVFALIFSVALYFSFVTLQFDPSMDEVKGSVKGGAAIGASSVLLVAIVAIFLLYANTIFIKRRSKEIGLFQLIGLTKSRIFVLLSAENLILYFGSMFAGIGAGFVMSRLILMILFKILEVDQLAALRFSPEALQRTVIVFAAVYVLIMIMNYTFIRAQSILSLFKATATSQTRIQRLSLWEVVIGVLGIVSILGGYYISGELFSGTFMGMNGLMYAMIAILTLVIIGTYLFYKGSVSFLFNLIRRSKKGYLSIREVLSLSSIMFRMKSNALLLTVITTVSALAIGLLSLSYISYYSVGASARMSSPHDYGFLQKADEAGFRGALDKSGIGYTTLEIPTVQVEVDLKDVLDTRNTPGNETILSATVISDSSLKDMDLQPGEVAIKGYTTTKQTMLRLKKKGELYFSTKDGVMRQQLSGLSEETVLPFYFGGGILGVFVVDDSVFQELLQHKDPDEQKRVKGGGIYYGLNLTESSQAKHAYEIYKQQKPELQSFSQYEFEFNQRTNMGLIMFIVGFLGLTFLITSGCILYFKQMDEGEEEREGYTILRKLGFTQGDLLRGIQFKQLFNFGIPLIVGLCHSYFAVKSGWFLFGTEMLTPMFVVMGLYTVLYSIFGLLSVLYYKRVIRESL; encoded by the coding sequence ATGAGTCTGAATTATATTATCCTGCGGAATCTTAAGAAGAATGTTAAGAACTATTATCTCTACGTCTTCGCCCTTATTTTCAGTGTGGCCCTGTACTTCTCCTTCGTGACTCTTCAGTTCGATCCTTCCATGGATGAGGTCAAGGGTTCCGTCAAAGGCGGGGCTGCCATCGGTGCGTCCTCCGTCCTGCTGGTTGCGATTGTAGCCATCTTCCTGCTCTATGCGAACACGATCTTCATCAAGCGCCGAAGTAAGGAGATCGGGCTGTTCCAGCTGATCGGGCTGACCAAGAGCCGAATCTTTGTGCTGCTGAGCGCAGAGAATCTGATTCTGTATTTCGGATCGATGTTCGCGGGAATTGGCGCAGGCTTCGTGATGTCACGGCTGATTCTAATGATTCTGTTCAAAATTCTGGAGGTCGACCAGTTGGCTGCCTTGCGCTTCTCTCCAGAGGCTTTGCAGCGGACGGTGATTGTTTTTGCCGCCGTGTACGTGCTTATTATGATCATGAATTACACCTTCATCCGGGCCCAGAGCATTCTGTCGCTGTTCAAGGCTACGGCCACTTCCCAGACACGTATTCAGCGTTTGTCGCTGTGGGAGGTTGTAATCGGCGTGCTTGGAATCGTCAGTATCTTAGGAGGGTATTATATCTCCGGTGAGCTGTTCAGCGGCACATTCATGGGCATGAACGGATTGATGTATGCGATGATTGCCATCCTCACACTGGTAATTATCGGAACATATCTGTTCTACAAAGGCTCGGTCAGCTTCCTCTTCAATCTGATCCGCCGCAGCAAAAAGGGCTACCTGTCCATTCGGGAGGTATTATCGCTCTCTTCCATTATGTTCCGGATGAAATCGAACGCCCTGCTGCTGACGGTCATCACCACGGTTTCTGCGCTGGCCATCGGCCTGCTCTCTCTAAGCTATATCTCATATTATTCAGTGGGGGCTTCTGCCAGAATGAGTTCACCGCATGATTACGGCTTCCTTCAGAAGGCGGATGAGGCCGGATTCCGGGGGGCACTCGACAAGTCCGGCATAGGTTATACCACGCTGGAGATTCCAACGGTTCAGGTAGAAGTCGATCTTAAGGATGTTTTGGATACTAGGAATACCCCGGGTAATGAAACCATTCTCTCAGCAACTGTGATTAGTGACAGCAGTCTGAAGGACATGGATTTGCAGCCGGGCGAGGTAGCGATTAAAGGGTATACGACTACAAAGCAAACTATGCTGAGGCTCAAGAAGAAGGGGGAGCTCTACTTCTCCACCAAGGATGGCGTGATGAGGCAGCAGCTCTCGGGTTTGTCCGAGGAGACTGTGCTGCCGTTCTATTTTGGCGGGGGAATCTTGGGGGTGTTCGTAGTGGATGATTCTGTCTTCCAGGAATTACTCCAGCATAAAGACCCGGATGAGCAGAAAAGAGTGAAGGGCGGAGGAATCTATTACGGTCTAAATCTTACGGAATCTTCGCAGGCCAAGCATGCGTATGAGATTTATAAGCAGCAAAAGCCAGAGCTGCAAAGCTTCTCGCAATACGAGTTTGAGTTCAACCAGCGGACCAATATGGGCCTGATTATGTTCATTGTCGGCTTCCTGGGCTTGACGTTCCTGATTACCTCCGGCTGTATTCTTTACTTCAAGCAGATGGATGAAGGCGAGGAGGAGCGGGAGGGATATACGATCCTGCGCAAGCTGGGCTTCACCCAAGGGGACCTTCTGCGAGGTATCCAGTTCAAGCAGCTGTTCAATTTTGGTATTCCGCTGATTGTCGGCCTGTGTCACAGTTATTTTGCGGTAAAATCCGGCTGGTTCCTGTTTGGAACCGAGATGCTGACCCCGATGTTCGTAGTTATGGGGCTATATACTGTGCTGTATTCGATCTTCGGCCTCCTGTCAGTCTTGTATTACAAGCGGGTGATCCGGGAATCACTGTAA
- a CDS encoding ABC transporter ATP-binding protein has translation MLIMQANKIYKTYGNKFNKQEVLRGIDLQVDKGEFVGIMGPSGSGKTTLLNVLSSIDQVSKGTIEIEGKEFTGMKEKQLAEFRKHHLGFIFQDYNLLDTLTVKENIMLPLSITGISKKEAHQKFDQVAGELGIYELKDKYPAEISGGQKQRTSAARAFVHDPSIIFADEPTGALDSKSASDLLNKLAAMNSKREATIVMVTHDAVAASYCSRVVFIRDGQIYTQLNKGEESRQSFLGDIISTQGVLGGVAQ, from the coding sequence ATGCTTATCATGCAAGCTAACAAAATCTATAAAACCTATGGCAACAAATTCAATAAACAGGAAGTTCTGAGGGGCATTGATCTTCAGGTTGACAAGGGCGAGTTCGTCGGAATTATGGGCCCCTCAGGTTCAGGTAAAACGACGCTGCTGAACGTTCTCTCCTCGATTGACCAGGTAAGCAAAGGCACGATTGAAATTGAGGGCAAGGAGTTTACGGGGATGAAGGAGAAGCAGCTCGCCGAGTTCCGCAAGCATCATCTCGGGTTTATTTTCCAGGATTACAATCTGCTCGACACCTTGACGGTCAAGGAGAATATCATGCTGCCGCTGTCGATTACAGGCATCTCCAAGAAGGAGGCACATCAGAAATTCGATCAGGTAGCGGGCGAGCTGGGAATCTATGAGCTGAAGGACAAATATCCGGCGGAAATCTCCGGCGGGCAGAAGCAGCGAACGTCGGCGGCTCGGGCGTTCGTGCATGATCCGAGCATTATTTTTGCCGATGAGCCTACAGGAGCCCTGGATTCCAAATCTGCGTCCGATCTGCTGAACAAGCTGGCCGCCATGAACAGCAAGCGTGAAGCCACCATTGTCATGGTTACACATGATGCCGTTGCCGCAAGCTACTGCAGCCGCGTGGTGTTCATCCGGGACGGGCAAATCTACACCCAGCTGAACAAGGGGGAGGAATCGCGGCAATCCTTTTTGGGTGATATTATCAGCACGCAGGGCGTACTTGGCGGTGTCGCGCAATGA
- a CDS encoding sensor histidine kinase yields MIRKYLTEKRSWLLLLAVFQLIILFVAYIDSAIPLLPVLYIVLLNTLLCLAFVFLRYSRETRFYKSLASWDQIYELQAVLEPGSPMERLVHEAVSAQTDRYKRESSMNVQLLESEKDELLAWIHEVKTPLTAMQLMIERLPDETLQRQMMYEWLRIHHLLDQQLHQKRIPFIRNDLFIEKVSLAPILNKEIRALKSWCISKRIGFDVELEAETVLTDGKWLAFMLRQLLTNAVKYSEASDIVIRSREEGGHVVLVIEDSGQGIDPRDLPRIYDKGFTSSRFRQEGAATGMGLYLTRQVAEPLLIRLHAASVLGQGSVFTLTFPRENDFQRLTGM; encoded by the coding sequence ATGATAAGGAAATACCTCACTGAGAAGCGGAGCTGGCTGCTCCTGCTGGCAGTCTTCCAGCTGATTATTCTATTCGTGGCCTATATTGACTCTGCCATTCCGCTGCTGCCGGTCCTGTACATTGTACTCCTCAATACGCTGCTCTGCCTGGCCTTCGTCTTTCTGCGCTATTCCCGGGAGACCCGGTTCTATAAGAGCCTTGCTTCCTGGGATCAGATCTATGAGCTGCAAGCGGTCCTGGAGCCGGGCAGTCCGATGGAGCGGCTGGTCCATGAGGCGGTAAGCGCCCAGACGGACCGCTACAAGCGTGAATCCTCCATGAATGTCCAGCTGCTGGAATCGGAGAAGGACGAGCTGCTGGCCTGGATCCATGAGGTCAAGACTCCGCTGACTGCTATGCAGCTCATGATAGAGCGCCTGCCGGATGAGACCCTGCAAAGACAGATGATGTACGAATGGCTGCGCATCCACCATCTCCTTGACCAGCAGCTGCATCAGAAGCGGATTCCCTTCATCCGCAATGATCTGTTCATTGAGAAGGTCAGTCTTGCTCCTATTCTTAATAAGGAGATCCGGGCACTGAAATCCTGGTGCATCTCCAAACGCATCGGGTTCGACGTGGAGCTTGAAGCTGAGACTGTGCTGACAGACGGCAAATGGCTGGCCTTCATGCTTCGGCAGCTCTTGACCAATGCTGTGAAATATAGCGAAGCGTCCGATATCGTCATCCGGAGCCGTGAAGAGGGCGGCCATGTTGTGCTTGTGATTGAAGACAGCGGCCAGGGGATTGATCCCAGGGATCTGCCGCGGATCTACGATAAAGGCTTCACCTCATCGCGCTTCCGCCAAGAGGGGGCAGCTACCGGAATGGGGCTGTACCTGACCCGGCAGGTTGCGGAGCCGCTGCTGATCAGACTTCACGCTGCTTCCGTGCTTGGGCAGGGGAGTGTATTTACGCTGACTTTTCCAAGGGAAAATGACTTTCAGCGCCTGACAGGCATGTGA
- a CDS encoding response regulator transcription factor: MFKIMLIEDDITLFGEIRERLAQWSYEVYGVTDFDKVLQEFTEVKPELVVIDIQLPRFDGFHWCRIIRSHSKVPIIFLSSRDHPSDMVMSMQLGADDFIQKPFHFEVLIAKIQATLRRVYNYSMEGTELKTWRGAAIEFVKNTVTGSGGAALLTKNELLILKILLERKNTIVAREEIITSLWDNEHFVSDNTLTVNVNRLRKKLEPLGLDTYIETKVGQGYMATEEAEQ, from the coding sequence GTGTTCAAAATTATGCTGATTGAAGACGATATTACGCTGTTCGGGGAGATCCGGGAGCGCCTGGCCCAGTGGTCGTATGAGGTGTACGGGGTTACGGACTTCGATAAGGTCCTGCAGGAATTCACTGAGGTGAAGCCTGAACTGGTGGTGATTGATATCCAGCTGCCGCGCTTCGACGGATTCCACTGGTGCCGGATTATACGCAGCCACTCCAAGGTGCCGATTATTTTCCTCTCCTCCCGGGACCATCCGAGCGATATGGTGATGTCGATGCAGCTGGGGGCCGATGATTTCATTCAGAAGCCGTTCCACTTCGAGGTGCTGATTGCCAAGATTCAGGCGACCCTCCGCCGGGTCTATAATTACAGCATGGAGGGTACAGAGCTGAAGACCTGGCGCGGAGCGGCGATTGAATTTGTGAAGAATACGGTCACGGGGAGCGGGGGAGCGGCGCTGCTCACGAAGAATGAGTTGCTGATTCTCAAAATCCTGCTGGAGCGCAAAAACACCATTGTAGCGCGTGAGGAGATCATCACCAGCCTATGGGACAACGAGCATTTTGTCAGCGATAATACACTGACTGTGAATGTGAACCGGCTGCGCAAGAAGCTGGAGCCGCTCGGCCTGGATACCTACATTGAGACCAAGGTCGGGCAAGGGTATATGGCGACAGAAGAGGCGGAACAATGA
- a CDS encoding DUF6199 family natural product biosynthesis protein: MTHYVRSLLKEGWKMKGDAEPSEAYLSSRRFTGAVLLWIGSFFIIMGILLLL, encoded by the coding sequence ATGACTCATTATGTACGTAGTTTATTAAAGGAAGGCTGGAAGATGAAGGGGGATGCTGAACCGAGCGAGGCCTATCTTAGCTCCAGACGCTTCACGGGTGCCGTACTCTTGTGGATTGGATCATTTTTTATCATCATGGGGATCTTGCTTTTGCTCTAA
- a CDS encoding ArsR family transcriptional regulator yields MNDSLQETLLKNIRFAYNESIEFIVSMGMLACEDQLADLATEYKIEIDELLGTYFEDARKLLSPHFTRELMFFFRHNFFHNALDFPLYESACSYPEAQTAEEWINRLEKSPAEHIVSEMVYGVYHDNLDALLKGNDWEVVKKDLNKLLELASDTQPQPEVVEAHGPLLECLARPQETKLRYIQLLRQFHQDVFIHWKDRIQAISEQASLRYETQFHSNPEVFIRELHKNEPAIFDFPATFHVSFVSQVNNSFYNFHTETGQIGWVIFGVHNDRVYGPVADREKTELFLKVFSDKRRLDLLLLLKQRPHYGKEIAAALGITPAAVNYHANFLFFLDLLDIERVDHRLYYVLRTDTLRNLLALTTKVMLD; encoded by the coding sequence ATGAACGATTCTTTGCAAGAGACACTACTGAAGAATATCCGTTTTGCGTACAACGAGTCTATTGAGTTTATTGTTTCCATGGGAATGTTGGCCTGTGAGGATCAGCTGGCAGATCTGGCAACGGAATATAAAATCGAAATTGATGAGCTGCTCGGAACCTATTTTGAAGATGCCCGCAAGCTATTGTCACCTCATTTCACTCGTGAGCTGATGTTTTTTTTCCGTCATAACTTTTTTCACAATGCACTGGATTTCCCGTTATATGAATCTGCCTGTTCCTATCCAGAAGCGCAGACTGCCGAAGAATGGATCAACAGACTGGAGAAAAGCCCTGCTGAGCACATCGTTTCAGAGATGGTCTATGGCGTCTACCACGATAATTTGGATGCATTATTGAAGGGCAACGATTGGGAGGTCGTCAAAAAGGATCTCAATAAACTCTTAGAACTTGCTTCGGACACGCAACCTCAGCCTGAGGTGGTAGAAGCCCATGGTCCGCTGCTTGAATGCCTTGCACGTCCGCAAGAAACCAAGCTGCGTTATATACAGCTCCTGCGTCAATTCCATCAGGATGTTTTCATTCACTGGAAAGACCGGATTCAAGCAATTTCTGAACAGGCCTCACTCCGTTATGAGACACAGTTCCACAGTAACCCGGAGGTTTTTATTCGTGAACTTCATAAGAATGAGCCTGCAATCTTTGACTTTCCTGCCACCTTCCATGTCAGCTTTGTTTCACAGGTGAACAACAGCTTCTACAATTTCCATACAGAAACCGGGCAGATAGGCTGGGTCATCTTCGGCGTACACAATGACCGCGTATACGGACCCGTTGCCGACCGGGAGAAGACCGAGCTGTTCCTCAAGGTCTTCTCGGATAAACGGCGTCTGGATCTCCTGCTTCTGCTCAAACAGCGGCCGCACTATGGTAAGGAAATCGCGGCTGCGCTTGGCATTACACCTGCAGCTGTGAATTATCATGCCAACTTCCTGTTTTTCCTGGATCTTTTGGACATCGAACGGGTAGATCACCGACTGTATTATGTGCTCAGAACCGATACTTTGCGCAATCTGCTTGCCTTAACAACAAAAGTCATGCTGGATTAA